Proteins encoded together in one Aminipila butyrica window:
- the ftsH gene encoding ATP-dependent zinc metalloprotease FtsH, protein MKKLAKNMGIYVAIFVIVLVMAWAYQGIPQENEVKTVDFSNFVTQLQKENVKEVNITDGTVRATLKNGDKIISYAPSIMDISMIDENYIYPQIEKGIIYNSDKPKATPWYISMLPTLIMILALVFFWFIMMNQSGGGGKVMSFGKSRARMHKDDELKKVTYKEVAGLDEEKEELAEVVDFLRNPKKYRDLGARIPKGILLVGPPGTGKTYLSKATAGEAGVPFFSISGSDFVEMFVGVGASRVRDLFEQAKKSSPCIIFIDEIDAVGRKRGAGIGGGHDEREQTLNQLLVEMDGFGENTGIIILAATNRPDILDPALLRPGRFDRQVVIGVPDIKGREAIFTVHSRNKPLDESVNPKVMARRTPGFTPADIENLLNEAALLAARRNGRKIRMDEIEEAITKVIAGPEKKSRVINEDERKLTAYHEAGHAIVARSLPKTDPVHQITIIPRGRAGGFTMILPKEDRSYGTKITMREQIVHLLGGRVAEKLTLDDISTGASNDIMRATEIARDMVTKYGFSEKLGPINYSSTDEVFLGNDYQTKKNYSEAIAKEIDAEIRAIIEDCFEEAERLLTDNMDKLHVVAKTLLEIETLDGEQFENLYTGKYTSEELLAHVREKEEVKKLANAEEAAETERLLKEEEERERALLAAFDTDYMRDEAAAEGLPEQTEHDSENQDDQDNQDQQKDKSGQDSQDEEKK, encoded by the coding sequence TTGAAAAAATTAGCAAAAAATATGGGGATCTATGTGGCGATTTTCGTCATCGTACTGGTCATGGCCTGGGCTTACCAGGGGATACCTCAGGAAAATGAAGTAAAGACCGTAGACTTTTCAAATTTTGTGACCCAGCTCCAAAAGGAGAATGTGAAAGAGGTCAACATTACCGATGGTACTGTTCGGGCTACGCTGAAAAATGGCGATAAGATTATTTCTTATGCGCCGTCCATTATGGATATCAGCATGATTGATGAAAATTACATCTACCCGCAGATTGAAAAGGGTATCATCTACAACAGCGATAAGCCAAAGGCTACGCCTTGGTACATCTCTATGCTGCCGACTTTAATCATGATTCTAGCCTTGGTTTTCTTCTGGTTCATCATGATGAATCAGAGTGGCGGCGGCGGAAAGGTCATGTCCTTCGGTAAAAGCCGAGCCAGGATGCATAAGGATGATGAATTAAAGAAGGTCACCTACAAAGAAGTAGCAGGACTGGATGAAGAAAAAGAGGAATTGGCAGAAGTCGTTGACTTCCTGCGGAATCCGAAGAAATACCGGGATTTAGGTGCCAGAATTCCCAAGGGGATTTTATTGGTGGGCCCTCCGGGAACGGGTAAGACCTACTTGTCTAAAGCTACTGCTGGTGAGGCAGGCGTACCGTTTTTCAGCATCAGCGGCTCCGACTTTGTAGAAATGTTCGTGGGTGTGGGTGCTTCTCGTGTTCGAGACCTGTTTGAGCAGGCCAAGAAGAGTTCCCCTTGCATTATCTTTATCGATGAGATTGATGCAGTAGGCCGAAAGCGGGGTGCTGGTATCGGCGGCGGACACGATGAACGAGAACAGACATTGAATCAGCTGCTGGTAGAGATGGACGGGTTTGGAGAAAACACTGGTATCATCATTTTGGCGGCGACTAACCGACCAGACATTTTAGACCCGGCCTTGCTGAGACCAGGCCGATTTGACCGTCAGGTTGTCATTGGTGTTCCTGATATCAAAGGCCGGGAGGCGATATTTACCGTTCATTCCAGGAACAAACCGTTAGATGAATCGGTGAATCCGAAGGTGATGGCCAGAAGAACGCCAGGCTTTACTCCGGCAGACATTGAGAACCTGCTGAACGAGGCAGCCTTGCTGGCAGCCAGAAGAAATGGCAGAAAAATCCGAATGGATGAAATTGAAGAGGCTATTACCAAGGTTATCGCTGGGCCAGAGAAAAAGAGCCGGGTTATCAATGAGGACGAACGCAAATTGACAGCCTATCACGAAGCTGGACACGCCATCGTCGCTCGCTCCCTGCCAAAGACGGACCCAGTTCATCAAATTACCATTATTCCAAGAGGCCGAGCTGGTGGATTTACGATGATTCTGCCTAAAGAAGATCGTTCTTACGGCACGAAGATTACCATGCGGGAGCAGATTGTCCACTTGCTGGGCGGCCGGGTAGCTGAAAAGCTTACCTTGGATGACATCAGCACCGGAGCCAGCAACGATATCATGCGGGCGACAGAGATTGCCAGAGACATGGTGACCAAATATGGATTCAGTGAAAAGCTGGGACCGATTAATTACAGTTCCACCGACGAAGTATTCTTGGGTAACGACTATCAAACTAAAAAGAATTATTCCGAAGCGATTGCGAAGGAGATTGATGCCGAAATCCGTGCCATTATCGAAGATTGCTTTGAAGAGGCAGAACGCCTCCTGACGGACAACATGGATAAGCTCCACGTGGTGGCTAAAACCCTGCTGGAGATTGAGACACTGGACGGCGAACAGTTTGAAAACCTGTACACCGGAAAATATACCTCCGAAGAGTTGCTGGCTCATGTCCGGGAAAAGGAAGAAGTCAAGAAATTGGCTAACGCTGAGGAAGCAGCAGAAACAGAGCGGCTGCTGAAAGAAGAGGAAGAACGGGAGCGAGCTTTGCTGGCAGCTTTTGATACCGATTATATGCGGGATGAGGCGGCAGCAGAGGGGTTACCAGAGCAGACAGAGCACGATTCGGAGAACCAAGACGACCAGGATAATCAGGACCAGCAGAAGGATAAAAGCGGCCAGGATTCCCAGGACGAAGAGAAGAAATAG
- the tilS gene encoding tRNA lysidine(34) synthetase TilS: MIENKIRKTILDKNLIEKGQHIILGLSGGPDSVCLFHVLMSLREDLEFTLSVVHVNHKFRPGEAEEDQAYVEDLCRRQGIVCESFVHDCQAIAEEKGISGEEAGRLVRYGSFYAVAKQLIDNKRYEPSQIGIAVAHNLNDQAETLLMRIIRGTGTDGLAGIEYSRAGELGTRIIRPLLDVARGEIEAYCQEHQLEPRVDRTNSQPVYTRNKIRLQVIPLLEREFNSQLVEGLNRLSKIAKDDKAYFDLQVTEAMEQAAVVAAGSNQGRANQIQSGQEGDQEIQAISFSLTHLQEMHPAIRHRVVKKAFETIGLDQGITAAHLEAVDRIIGGGSDSASADFPKGYGAAVSYGEVRFFKNDPITLGYVSKAELKSRLRIRIVKNEGSLKDISKNGTRRFAALDLSKLLEKIWSGDTPYFDRIEASPKQEEAEKDFQQKLIEEIQIMLQVRTRRQGDWIAPLGMKGRKKLQDIFVDEKVYKECRDQVPMVCIGDEVIWIVGDDVSGHTTGMKRGRMSENYKLDRDTKDIVLLEYLEKL, from the coding sequence ATGATAGAGAACAAAATAAGAAAAACAATTTTAGATAAAAACTTAATAGAAAAAGGTCAGCACATCATCCTGGGTCTTTCTGGAGGCCCTGATTCGGTGTGCCTTTTTCATGTACTGATGAGTCTACGGGAGGACTTGGAATTCACCCTTTCCGTCGTCCATGTAAACCATAAATTCCGGCCGGGGGAGGCAGAGGAGGATCAGGCCTATGTAGAAGACTTGTGCAGGCGGCAGGGAATCGTTTGTGAAAGCTTTGTTCACGACTGTCAAGCTATAGCTGAAGAAAAAGGAATCAGTGGGGAGGAAGCGGGACGGCTGGTGCGCTACGGTTCTTTTTATGCGGTGGCGAAACAGCTGATCGACAATAAACGATATGAACCGTCACAAATTGGTATTGCGGTGGCGCATAACCTCAACGATCAGGCGGAGACACTGCTTATGCGCATTATCCGCGGAACTGGCACGGATGGCTTGGCAGGCATCGAGTACAGCCGGGCCGGTGAGTTGGGAACTCGGATTATCCGTCCGCTGCTGGACGTAGCCAGAGGGGAGATTGAAGCCTACTGCCAGGAGCATCAGCTGGAGCCTCGGGTGGATCGAACGAACAGCCAGCCAGTGTATACCCGGAATAAGATTCGCTTGCAGGTCATTCCTCTGCTGGAGCGGGAGTTTAACAGTCAGTTGGTGGAGGGTCTCAACCGCTTGAGTAAAATCGCCAAAGATGATAAGGCCTACTTTGATTTGCAAGTTACAGAGGCCATGGAGCAGGCGGCGGTAGTGGCAGCTGGTTCGAATCAAGGGAGGGCAAATCAGATTCAATCCGGTCAGGAAGGAGACCAGGAAATACAAGCTATTTCTTTTAGCTTAACTCATTTGCAGGAGATGCACCCGGCTATCCGCCATCGGGTCGTGAAGAAGGCTTTTGAAACGATTGGATTAGATCAAGGCATTACGGCAGCCCATCTGGAAGCGGTGGATCGGATTATTGGTGGCGGCAGCGACTCAGCCAGCGCGGATTTTCCGAAGGGATATGGCGCAGCGGTTTCTTATGGCGAGGTGCGTTTTTTCAAAAATGATCCCATTACCTTGGGATATGTGTCAAAGGCTGAATTAAAATCTCGGCTGAGGATAAGAATAGTAAAGAATGAGGGAAGCTTAAAAGACATATCTAAGAATGGCACGAGGCGATTTGCGGCGTTGGACTTGAGCAAGCTGCTGGAAAAAATCTGGAGCGGAGATACTCCGTACTTCGACCGCATTGAAGCAAGTCCAAAGCAGGAAGAGGCAGAGAAAGATTTTCAGCAAAAATTAATCGAAGAAATTCAGATTATGCTTCAGGTTCGGACTCGACGACAGGGTGATTGGATTGCGCCTTTGGGCATGAAAGGCCGCAAGAAGCTTCAGGATATCTTTGTGGATGAGAAAGTTTACAAAGAGTGTCGGGACCAAGTTCCCATGGTCTGCATTGGTGATGAAGTTATCTGGATTGTGGGTGATGATGTAAGCGGACATACCACTGGCATGAAGCGGGGCAGAATGAGTGAAAATTACAAGCTGGACAGGGACACAAAGGACATAGTTCTGCTTGAATATTTAGAAAAATTATGA
- a CDS encoding ABC-F family ATP-binding cassette domain-containing protein — translation MILLNAANISKSYTEKPLLTDLSFSIHAGDKIGFIGVNGTGKSTLLRITAGLEEADTGTVTRTRGVKIGYLPQMPVFDSENTILEQVEATLRQNGQEVDDYQCRAMLMDLGLNDLEVPVKHLSGGEKKRVAMAAVLVTDMDLLILDEPTNHLDSQIIEWLERYLKNFKGAIFMVTHDRYFLDRVSNRILELNEGKLYRHEGDYSAYLENKAAREEMELATERKRRTLYKRELEWIRRGAQARSTKAKGRIQRFEELEKNAPSAEAGQVQLSSLSSRLGRKVVEIHQVSKAYGNKVLLQDFTYTVLRNDRIAILGENGSGKSTLLRLIMGQENPDSGTIEVGETVKFGYFSQESEGMDISLRIIDYVQSIAYNVETAEGTVTAAQMLERFLFPRNIHSVKINKLSGGERRRLYLLAILMRAPNVLLLDEPTNDLDIDTLTILEDYLDSFAGAVILVSHDRYFVDRIAIRSFVYEGEGRIGHYPGGYTDWTEIRQLEEAEARAQQVVEVQTNSGGKKPSAGAEADRPKKLKLSYREQRDLENIDSDIERLEQSVQEIQQQMAGETSDYVKLQNLTAEKERLEAELTEKMDRWVYLNDLVEQIANQ, via the coding sequence ATGATTTTATTGAATGCTGCAAATATTTCAAAATCTTATACAGAAAAGCCCTTGTTGACGGATCTCTCCTTCAGTATACATGCTGGAGACAAAATTGGATTTATCGGGGTAAACGGAACGGGGAAATCTACCTTGCTGCGGATTACCGCGGGTCTGGAAGAAGCTGATACGGGCACGGTGACTAGGACCAGAGGCGTGAAAATCGGCTATCTGCCCCAGATGCCGGTGTTTGATTCAGAAAACACTATTCTCGAGCAAGTGGAAGCCACCCTCAGGCAGAATGGCCAGGAAGTAGATGACTACCAATGCAGAGCCATGCTTATGGATTTGGGGCTCAATGATCTGGAGGTACCAGTAAAACATTTATCCGGAGGGGAAAAAAAGCGGGTAGCGATGGCTGCTGTACTGGTGACGGATATGGACTTGTTGATTTTAGACGAGCCTACCAACCATCTGGACAGCCAAATCATTGAATGGTTGGAACGATATCTGAAAAACTTTAAAGGGGCCATTTTCATGGTGACCCATGATCGATATTTTTTGGATCGGGTATCTAACCGCATCTTGGAATTAAATGAGGGTAAGCTGTACCGCCACGAGGGAGACTATTCCGCCTATCTGGAAAATAAGGCGGCTAGGGAAGAGATGGAACTGGCTACGGAGCGCAAGCGGAGAACTCTTTATAAGCGGGAGCTGGAATGGATACGGCGTGGAGCTCAGGCCAGGAGCACGAAAGCAAAGGGGCGGATTCAGCGGTTTGAAGAATTGGAAAAAAACGCACCATCTGCTGAGGCAGGGCAGGTTCAACTGAGTTCCTTATCCAGCAGGCTGGGTCGGAAGGTAGTGGAGATTCATCAGGTAAGCAAAGCTTACGGCAATAAAGTGCTTCTCCAGGATTTTACCTATACCGTCCTGCGAAATGACCGCATTGCTATTTTGGGGGAAAACGGCAGCGGAAAGTCTACCTTACTGCGGTTAATTATGGGCCAAGAGAATCCAGACAGCGGGACTATTGAGGTAGGGGAAACCGTAAAGTTCGGTTATTTTTCTCAGGAGAGCGAAGGGATGGATATTTCTCTGCGAATTATCGATTACGTTCAGAGTATCGCCTACAATGTGGAGACCGCCGAAGGGACGGTTACGGCCGCCCAAATGCTGGAACGGTTTTTATTCCCACGAAATATTCATTCTGTGAAAATAAATAAGTTGTCTGGTGGTGAACGGCGGAGGTTATATCTATTGGCAATCCTAATGCGGGCGCCTAATGTGCTGCTTTTGGATGAGCCCACCAACGACTTGGATATTGACACCCTGACCATTCTGGAGGATTATTTGGACAGCTTTGCTGGAGCGGTCATTCTGGTGTCCCACGATCGGTATTTTGTGGACCGCATTGCCATTCGATCTTTCGTCTACGAAGGCGAGGGCCGAATCGGTCATTACCCCGGCGGCTACACCGACTGGACGGAAATTCGCCAGCTGGAGGAAGCAGAAGCTCGGGCACAGCAGGTAGTGGAAGTTCAAACCAACAGCGGCGGAAAGAAGCCTTCAGCAGGGGCTGAGGCTGACCGACCTAAAAAACTGAAACTATCTTACCGCGAGCAGCGGGATCTGGAGAACATCGACAGCGATATTGAACGGCTGGAGCAGTCTGTTCAGGAGATTCAGCAGCAGATGGCTGGAGAGACCAGCGATTATGTCAAGCTGCAAAACCTGACCGCGGAAAAAGAACGGCTGGAGGCAGAGCTGACGGAAAAGATGGATCGTTGGGTTTATCTAAATGATTTAGTGGAGCAGATTGCGAACCAGTAA
- a CDS encoding methyl-accepting chemotaxis protein has protein sequence MFYSKENKHSTKTSLPGKENKKIIQIFKQIFHTATLISSFDLKLSFFSNQVKGAASNLNTISCQSASAANEITSSVTEVVAANESLSHSLQQITQDAKALNKNTLASNELLENVSLENQGLIAFSKEMQNSMVQLAGVVSKVNQVIAGINQISSQTKLLSLNASIEAARAGEAGKGFSVVAGEIKLLSESTGELTANIDSLLEEMQEMVNKNQSDVDQAIQSISNAGKHVDSVVTMMQTNVQYVEHIANSISGAAASSEQVNTALQQSSASLETVNFDLQSIASSAAELDIISHSINDISLSVKTIEDEITGLAAESGKLVTNGHYPLSNEDFIHTIKAAIQAHIQWVETVSKMTSAMKVSPIQTDEHKCGFGHFYFAVRPSTPRLSGLWDSIDAYHHDLHQLGEKIIHQIDENNQPDAIQSTQKAQKLSEQIIDLFDKIILEVQDMSRNNQQVF, from the coding sequence ATGTTCTATAGCAAAGAAAATAAACACTCAACCAAAACCTCTTTGCCCGGCAAAGAAAACAAAAAAATCATTCAGATTTTTAAGCAAATCTTTCATACAGCCACATTAATCAGCAGTTTTGACTTAAAGCTTTCTTTTTTCTCCAATCAGGTTAAGGGAGCTGCCAGCAATTTGAATACAATCTCTTGTCAATCTGCGTCAGCAGCAAATGAAATCACCTCCTCCGTCACGGAAGTGGTGGCCGCAAATGAATCCCTCTCCCATTCCTTGCAGCAAATTACGCAGGATGCGAAAGCCCTGAATAAAAACACCTTGGCTAGCAATGAACTTCTGGAAAATGTCAGTCTTGAGAACCAAGGCTTGATTGCTTTTTCAAAGGAAATGCAAAATAGCATGGTTCAACTTGCCGGGGTTGTTTCTAAAGTCAATCAGGTTATCGCTGGAATTAATCAGATTTCATCACAAACCAAGCTGCTGTCTTTAAATGCTTCCATTGAGGCAGCCCGTGCAGGAGAAGCGGGGAAAGGCTTTAGTGTGGTAGCCGGGGAAATTAAACTTCTTTCCGAATCCACCGGTGAACTTACCGCCAATATTGACAGTCTTCTTGAGGAAATGCAAGAGATGGTGAATAAAAACCAATCTGACGTGGACCAGGCCATCCAGTCCATCAGCAATGCGGGCAAGCACGTAGATTCGGTCGTGACAATGATGCAGACCAATGTGCAGTATGTAGAGCATATTGCAAACAGTATTTCTGGTGCTGCTGCTTCCAGTGAACAGGTAAACACTGCTCTTCAGCAATCTTCTGCCTCACTGGAAACCGTTAACTTTGACTTGCAGTCTATCGCCTCTTCAGCGGCGGAATTAGATATCATCAGCCATTCCATCAACGATATATCCCTGTCGGTAAAAACTATTGAGGATGAGATCACTGGGCTGGCAGCTGAATCGGGCAAACTGGTTACCAACGGGCACTATCCTCTTTCCAATGAGGATTTCATTCACACCATAAAGGCCGCCATCCAAGCCCATATCCAATGGGTTGAAACAGTTTCTAAAATGACCTCTGCCATGAAGGTTTCCCCTATCCAGACCGATGAACACAAGTGTGGATTTGGCCATTTTTATTTCGCAGTAAGACCCTCTACTCCACGGTTATCCGGCTTGTGGGACAGCATTGATGCTTATCATCATGATCTTCACCAGCTGGGAGAAAAGATTATTCACCAAATTGATGAGAATAATCAACCAGATGCGATTCAATCTACACAAAAAGCTCAAAAGCTATCCGAGCAAATCATTGATCTTTTTGATAAAATTATTTTAGAAGTTCAAGATATGAGCCGCAACAATCAACAAGTTTTTTAA
- a CDS encoding GNAT family N-acetyltransferase yields the protein MIRQATEEDFSAILDIYQRARQFMRETGNPTQWGDNHPAKDLLEDDIHQGQLYVFLEEDDIHGVFAFILGEDSTYTNIEQGSWKSAAPYGTIHRIAASGLIKGVFDQCITYCKTQCAHLRIDTHFDNQVMQHLIVKNGFEKRGIIYVEDGSPRLAYEYEGNADNKKNDFFK from the coding sequence ATGATTCGGCAAGCAACAGAAGAAGATTTCTCAGCCATCCTAGACATATATCAGCGAGCCCGGCAGTTTATGCGCGAGACAGGCAATCCGACGCAATGGGGCGATAATCATCCGGCTAAGGATCTGCTGGAGGATGATATCCATCAAGGCCAGCTGTATGTCTTCTTGGAAGAGGATGACATACATGGTGTCTTCGCCTTTATCCTAGGAGAGGACTCTACCTATACCAATATCGAGCAGGGCTCCTGGAAATCTGCGGCGCCCTATGGCACCATCCACCGAATTGCCGCCAGTGGCCTAATCAAAGGTGTTTTCGATCAGTGTATCACCTACTGCAAGACCCAGTGCGCCCATCTACGCATCGACACCCACTTTGATAACCAGGTCATGCAGCATCTAATCGTGAAAAATGGCTTTGAAAAGCGCGGAATCATTTACGTGGAGGATGGCTCGCCTCGGCTGGCTTATGAATATGAAGGCAATGCGGACAATAAAAAAAATGACTTCTTCAAGTAA
- a CDS encoding VanZ family protein, which produces MFGIIYGNLFSAIEAFLKCLLFILPFVMILLFYARRCNLKIPKAHIFGDLIFVYLIIFMLEFTTFSSLARILYIGFEIHPETFNFIPFNSLTTDVFPYVTNIVLFSPFGLLCSILWENQRTLKKVAFTGFIFSLTIEISQIFNMRITDVDDLLMNTIGAGLGYLIFRAMQKFAIIKNGFAWVRNSKMPFVLKHEVWFLIYIVFAFEVFVLSYL; this is translated from the coding sequence ATGTTTGGAATAATTTATGGGAATCTATTCTCTGCTATCGAAGCGTTCCTAAAGTGCTTATTGTTTATTCTTCCTTTTGTTATGATTCTGTTGTTTTATGCAAGGAGATGCAATTTAAAGATTCCAAAGGCGCACATATTTGGTGATTTGATTTTTGTATATTTGATTATATTTATGCTTGAATTTACTACCTTTTCCTCTCTGGCACGTATTCTTTACATTGGCTTTGAGATACATCCGGAAACCTTTAACTTCATTCCTTTTAATTCTCTAACGACGGATGTATTTCCATATGTTACAAACATCGTTTTATTTTCACCCTTTGGCTTGTTATGTTCAATCCTTTGGGAAAATCAGCGTACCCTGAAGAAGGTAGCCTTTACTGGTTTTATCTTTTCATTAACAATAGAGATAAGTCAAATATTTAATATGAGAATAACAGATGTTGATGACTTACTCATGAATACCATTGGAGCAGGGCTGGGGTATTTGATTTTTAGAGCCATGCAGAAATTTGCTATCATTAAAAATGGCTTTGCATGGGTTAGAAATAGTAAGATGCCTTTTGTTTTAAAACATGAAGTATGGTTTTTAATATATATTGTGTTTGCCTTTGAGGTGTTCGTACTTTCCTATTTGTAA
- a CDS encoding putative polysaccharide biosynthesis protein, with protein sequence MKRKSFVQGAVVLGSAGVLIKLMGAFFRIPLGNLIGTEGMAYYQMSYAFYVLFLTLSTAGIPIAISQMVSERVAVGRYYEAHRIFRISLIWLLCVGVLSAAALFFGAEKIAQLVNLEQVEYSLIAIAPALIFVPIMAAYRGYFQGRQDMHPTAVSQVTEQLFRVVAGLSLAYILLHKGKAFAAAGASFGATAGAVGGFGCMIILYFLARKKLWGDIRRTRYRGKAESATSILRKILLIVIPVAIGASIMPIMNAIDSVMVLGRLQDAGWSNGEAKALYGQLTGFAGSLIGLPQVFTQAVAMSLVPAITVAYQQKDTTFLHYNLKLSFRIAMLVGLPCAFGMMTLSEPIMVLLYPFQKASAVGAASCLFVMAFGIIFLSTVQTLTGALQGLGKPMIPVRNLFIGAIVKVILTYILTGFYEINVKGAAIGTVTAYIVASILNICAVKRLSGVSFDVVLTYVKPIASTLAMGAVAWFSYHISYGYLGNTFSTIIAIILGIVVYSTMILMTKAITDEELRLLPKGTKIAGMANKFSKK encoded by the coding sequence ATGAAGAGAAAATCTTTTGTGCAAGGTGCTGTCGTTCTTGGCAGTGCAGGGGTGCTTATTAAACTGATGGGGGCATTTTTCCGTATTCCCTTGGGAAATCTTATTGGGACAGAGGGCATGGCATATTATCAAATGTCCTATGCCTTTTATGTTTTGTTTTTGACTTTGTCCACAGCGGGCATTCCAATTGCGATTTCGCAGATGGTGTCAGAACGCGTTGCTGTAGGCCGCTATTATGAAGCTCATCGCATATTTCGTATATCTTTAATCTGGTTGCTTTGCGTAGGCGTTCTGTCTGCCGCCGCTCTATTTTTCGGAGCTGAGAAGATTGCTCAGTTGGTAAATTTAGAGCAAGTAGAATATTCGCTTATAGCCATCGCTCCAGCACTGATTTTTGTTCCAATAATGGCTGCTTATCGAGGCTATTTTCAAGGCAGGCAGGATATGCATCCAACAGCGGTTTCTCAAGTAACAGAACAATTATTTCGGGTTGTTGCTGGACTTAGTCTTGCATATATACTCTTGCATAAAGGAAAGGCCTTTGCCGCTGCAGGTGCCTCATTTGGAGCTACCGCAGGGGCTGTTGGCGGCTTTGGATGTATGATAATTTTATATTTCCTAGCAAGAAAGAAGCTATGGGGAGATATTCGGCGCACCAGATATCGTGGAAAAGCAGAGTCTGCAACCTCTATTTTGCGTAAAATTCTTCTCATTGTAATCCCTGTTGCTATTGGTGCTTCAATTATGCCGATTATGAATGCTATCGATTCAGTTATGGTTTTAGGGAGATTACAGGATGCAGGCTGGAGCAATGGAGAAGCAAAGGCCCTATATGGGCAGCTTACTGGATTTGCAGGCTCTTTGATCGGCTTGCCGCAAGTGTTTACACAGGCTGTAGCGATGAGCTTAGTTCCAGCTATAACCGTGGCTTATCAGCAAAAAGACACTACTTTTTTGCACTACAATCTGAAATTAAGCTTTAGGATAGCTATGCTTGTCGGTCTTCCATGCGCATTTGGGATGATGACTTTATCCGAGCCAATTATGGTATTGCTTTATCCATTCCAAAAGGCTAGTGCAGTTGGAGCGGCATCCTGCCTTTTTGTCATGGCTTTTGGGATCATTTTTCTCTCCACTGTTCAGACCTTGACGGGAGCCTTACAGGGATTGGGAAAACCAATGATACCTGTGAGAAATCTCTTTATTGGAGCTATCGTTAAAGTTATACTGACGTATATCCTTACGGGATTTTATGAAATTAATGTAAAGGGAGCCGCTATAGGAACAGTGACTGCATATATTGTAGCATCAATATTAAATATCTGTGCGGTGAAACGTTTGTCGGGTGTATCATTTGATGTGGTGCTGACATATGTGAAACCTATTGCATCAACCCTTGCAATGGGAGCAGTAGCTTGGTTCAGCTACCATATTTCATATGGATATTTAGGGAATACGTTTTCCACTATAATTGCCATTATACTTGGCATAGTGGTCTACAGCACAATGATTCTTATGACAAAGGCAATTACTGATGAAGAATTGCGTCTGCTGCCTAAAGGAACAAAAATTGCCGGAATGGCAAATAAATTTTCTAAAAAATAA
- a CDS encoding YncE family protein, translating to MHKTIFCIFTLLLIIVFNSCGQNEKQTSYYSKINSFNYENVQMSRHIEDESLNKEITIIEHEIDLTTEDTGCITAIGRKIYYQKSIPLNMSNADVKTKIYEYDSEADHEKLIYEISDKKGMQLNELLAVNKALFWVLDHNGKREIQKYDLETDQIEIIKTLSDDIGPILLATDGDFLTWYETASKNTTLYVYDISNNKMDLLSDKINNTSMFNRALVNDGITAFTTLQDNKKVIQVFDIKSMKTLYQIQSDKPVVFPAANDKYLVFTIKKGENIMEQIYVYDLGKNILTELDIDNISVFSFDIADNIVYLNDNKAGAIWGINIEKQTETKLIENLGERHVFTLGRAIQNKSYITMETDFKKGTDKIIYMVR from the coding sequence ATGCACAAGACTATTTTTTGTATATTTACGCTTCTTTTAATTATAGTGTTTAATAGTTGCGGGCAGAATGAAAAGCAAACATCTTATTATTCAAAAATCAATTCTTTTAATTACGAAAATGTACAAATGTCAAGACATATAGAAGACGAATCTTTAAACAAAGAAATTACCATTATAGAGCATGAAATCGATCTAACGACGGAGGATACAGGGTGCATAACAGCGATAGGAAGGAAAATCTATTATCAGAAATCCATTCCGTTGAATATGAGTAATGCAGATGTCAAAACAAAAATATATGAATATGATTCAGAAGCTGATCATGAGAAACTAATTTATGAAATATCTGATAAGAAGGGAATGCAACTCAATGAGTTACTTGCGGTTAACAAAGCATTATTTTGGGTTTTGGATCATAATGGGAAGAGGGAAATTCAAAAATATGATTTAGAAACTGACCAAATAGAAATTATTAAAACTTTATCAGACGATATAGGCCCAATACTTTTGGCTACAGATGGGGATTTTTTAACGTGGTATGAAACTGCCAGTAAAAATACTACCTTATATGTATATGACATAAGTAATAATAAAATGGATTTACTCAGTGATAAGATTAATAACACATCCATGTTTAATCGTGCACTAGTAAACGATGGAATAACTGCATTTACGACTTTGCAGGATAATAAAAAGGTTATTCAAGTTTTTGATATAAAATCAATGAAGACTTTATATCAAATTCAATCCGATAAGCCTGTTGTATTTCCTGCTGCTAATGATAAGTATTTAGTGTTTACTATAAAAAAAGGTGAAAACATAATGGAACAAATATATGTTTACGATTTAGGTAAGAATATTTTGACCGAATTAGATATAGACAATATAAGTGTTTTTTCTTTTGATATAGCTGATAATATAGTTTATTTGAATGATAATAAGGCAGGAGCAATATGGGGCATAAATATAGAAAAGCAGACAGAAACAAAACTTATTGAAAATTTGGGAGAGCGGCATGTTTTTACTTTGGGAAGGGCAATTCAAAATAAAAGCTATATAACTATGGAAACAGATTTTAAGAAAGGAACGGATAAAATAATATATATGGTAAGGTAA